The following proteins are encoded in a genomic region of Liolophura sinensis isolate JHLJ2023 chromosome 5, CUHK_Ljap_v2, whole genome shotgun sequence:
- the LOC135465515 gene encoding CD209 antigen-like, which yields MADSIKSEAHLALCYWMNIEEMEWEESRHACQEKGGDLISLDTDEKFMYLQEAIGNDNRTYWLGGRKVSSGWTWLSGVEISLESPFWHVGQPDSQSQERLCSGDCPDVVGFHFVQHLALCYWMNIEEMEWEESRHACQEKGGDLISLDTDEKFMYLQEAIGNDKRTYWLGGRKVSSGWAWLSGVEISLESPFWHVGQPDAQSQEHLSSGTTYFGSFGMDDESSSTKRSSICEMTRK from the exons ATGGCGGACAGTATCAAGTCAGAGGCA CATCTAGCTCTGTGTTACTGGATGAATATCGAGGAAATGGAGTGGGAGGAGTCAAGACACGCCTGTCAGGAAAAAGGCGGGGATTTGATCTCATTGGACACGGACGAAAAGTTTATGTACTTGCAGGAAGCAATAGGCAATGACAATC GTACCTATTGGCTTGGAGGTCGTAAGGTTTCTAGCGGATGGACCTGGCTGTCTGGAGTAGAGATTTCACTTGAGAGTCCATTCTGGCACGTTGGACAGCCCGACTCACAAAGTCAGGAGCGTTTATGCTCAG GAGATTGCCCAGACGTTGTCGGATTCCATTTTGTTCAGCATCTAGCTCTGTGTTACTGGATGAATATCGAGGAAATGGAGTGGGAGGAGTCAAGACACGCCTGTCAGGAAAAAGGCGGGGATTTGATCTCATTGGACACGGACGAAAAGTTTATGTACTTGCAGGAAGCAATAGGCAATGACAAGC GTACCTATTGGCTTGGAGGTCGTAAGGTTTCTAGCGGATGGGCCTGGCTGTCTGGAGTAGAGATTTCACTTGAGAGTCCATTCTGGCACGTTGGACAGCCCGACGCACAAAGTCAGGAGCATTTATCCTCAGGTACTACCTACTTCGGAAGTTTTGGAATGGATGATGAGTCCAGCAGTACTAAGAGATCGTCCATTTGTGAGATGACTCGGAAATAA
- the LOC135465516 gene encoding C-type lectin domain family 6 member A-like — translation MADSIKSEAHLALCYWMNIEEMEWEESRHACQEKGGDLISLDTDEKFMYLQEAIGNDKRTYWLGGRKVSSGWTWLSGVEISLESPFWHVGQPDSQSQERLSSGTTYFGSFGMDDESSSTKRSSICEMTRK, via the exons ATGGCGGACAGTATCAAGTCAGAGGCA CATCTAGCTCTGTGTTACTGGATGAATATCGAGGAAATGGAGTGGGAGGAGTCAAGACACGCCTGTCAGGAAAAAGGCGGGGATTTGATCTCATTGGACACGGACGAAAAGTTTATGTACTTGCAGGAAGCAATAGGCAATGACAAGC GTACCTATTGGCTTGGAGGTCGTAAGGTTTCTAGCGGATGGACCTGGCTGTCTGGAGTAGAGATTTCACTTGAGAGTCCATTCTGGCACGTTGGACAGCCCGACTCACAAAGTCAGGAGCGTTTATCCTCAGGTACTACCTACTTCGGAAGTTTTGGAATGGATGATGAGTCCAGCAGTACTAAGAGATCGTCCATTTGTGAGATGACTCGGAAATAA